One window of the Oncorhynchus mykiss isolate Arlee chromosome 5, USDA_OmykA_1.1, whole genome shotgun sequence genome contains the following:
- the ntmt1 gene encoding N-terminal Xaa-Pro-Lys N-methyltransferase 1 isoform X1, protein MIEVFGDLGLRRFPGDTCWREYKTSANHTIMNNIKSASRRGVKKPGRGVGTASTNVTQDRMGDGVQNETVFYSKAENYWREVAPTVDGMLGGYGKISNIDIDGSKKFLQKFLGQGEGKTGNGCALDCGAGIGRITKRLLLPLFNTVDLVDVTQEFLDQAKVYLGDDSKRVENYFCLGLQDFIPQDRRYDVIWIQWVIGHLTDDHLVEFLHRCRGGLRPEGLIVIKDNVAYEGVIPDDVDSSVCRELALVKSLVTRAGLTIVCEEQQMNFPDEIYQVHQLALR, encoded by the exons ATGATCGAGGTGTTTGGTGATTTAGGACTAAGAC GGTTTCCCGGGGACACATGCTGGAGAGAATACAAGACATCAGCTAATCATACCATCATGAATAACATCAAGTCGGCGTCTCGGAGAGGAGTGAAGAAGCCTGGGAGGGGAGTAGGCACTGCTTCAACCAACGTAACACAAG ATAGGATGGGTGACGGTGTGCAGAATGAGACCGTTTTCTACTCCAAGGCTGAAAACTACTGGAGAGAAGTGGCGCCCACCGTGGATGGCATGCTAGGAGGCTACGGCAAGATCTCTAACATTGACATTGACGGCTCCAAGAAGTTCCTGCAGAAATTCCTTGGC CAGGGTGAAGGGAAGACCGGCAATGGCTGCGCCCTGGACTGTGGCGCCGGAATAGGGCGCATCACCAAGCGACTGCTGCTGCCCCTCTTCAACACTGTGGACTTGGTGGACGTGACTCAGGAGTTCCTGGACCAGGCTAAGGTCTACCTGGGCGATGACAGCAAACGGGTGGAGAACTACTTCTGCCTCGGCCTGCAGGACTTTATCCCACAGGACAGACGCTACGACGTCATCTGGATCCAGTGGGTCATTG GCCACCTGACTGACGACCACCTGGTGGAGTTCCTGCACCGTTGCCGCGGCGGCCTCCGCCCTGAGGGACTAATTGTCATCAAGGACAACGTGGCCTATGAGGGCGTGATCCCAGACGACGTCGACAGCAGCGTGTGCCGGGAACTGGCTCTGGTGAAGAGCCTGGTGACCCGGGCAGGCCTCACTATCGTCTGTGAAGAGCAACAGATGAACTTTCCGGACGAGATCTACCAGGTCCACCAGCTGGCCCTCCGatag
- the ntmt1 gene encoding N-terminal Xaa-Pro-Lys N-methyltransferase 1 isoform X5 has translation MIEVFGDLGLRHRMGDGVQNETVFYSKAENYWREVAPTVDGMLGGYGKISNIDIDGSKKFLQKFLGQGEGKTGNGCALDCGAGIGRITKRLLLPLFNTVDLVDVTQEFLDQAKVYLGDDSKRVENYFCLGLQDFIPQDRRYDVIWIQWVIGHLTDDHLVEFLHRCRGGLRPEGLIVIKDNVAYEGVIPDDVDSSVCRELALVKSLVTRAGLTIVCEEQQMNFPDEIYQVHQLALR, from the exons ATGATCGAGGTGTTTGGTGATTTAGGACTAAGAC ATAGGATGGGTGACGGTGTGCAGAATGAGACCGTTTTCTACTCCAAGGCTGAAAACTACTGGAGAGAAGTGGCGCCCACCGTGGATGGCATGCTAGGAGGCTACGGCAAGATCTCTAACATTGACATTGACGGCTCCAAGAAGTTCCTGCAGAAATTCCTTGGC CAGGGTGAAGGGAAGACCGGCAATGGCTGCGCCCTGGACTGTGGCGCCGGAATAGGGCGCATCACCAAGCGACTGCTGCTGCCCCTCTTCAACACTGTGGACTTGGTGGACGTGACTCAGGAGTTCCTGGACCAGGCTAAGGTCTACCTGGGCGATGACAGCAAACGGGTGGAGAACTACTTCTGCCTCGGCCTGCAGGACTTTATCCCACAGGACAGACGCTACGACGTCATCTGGATCCAGTGGGTCATTG GCCACCTGACTGACGACCACCTGGTGGAGTTCCTGCACCGTTGCCGCGGCGGCCTCCGCCCTGAGGGACTAATTGTCATCAAGGACAACGTGGCCTATGAGGGCGTGATCCCAGACGACGTCGACAGCAGCGTGTGCCGGGAACTGGCTCTGGTGAAGAGCCTGGTGACCCGGGCAGGCCTCACTATCGTCTGTGAAGAGCAACAGATGAACTTTCCGGACGAGATCTACCAGGTCCACCAGCTGGCCCTCCGatag
- the ntmt1 gene encoding N-terminal Xaa-Pro-Lys N-methyltransferase 1 isoform X2 gives MIEVFGDLGLRRFPGDTCWREYKTSANHTIMNNIKSASRRGVKKPGRGVGTASTNVTQDRMGDGVQNETVFYSKAENYWREVAPTVDGMLGGYGKISNIDIDGSKKFLQKFLGGEGKTGNGCALDCGAGIGRITKRLLLPLFNTVDLVDVTQEFLDQAKVYLGDDSKRVENYFCLGLQDFIPQDRRYDVIWIQWVIGHLTDDHLVEFLHRCRGGLRPEGLIVIKDNVAYEGVIPDDVDSSVCRELALVKSLVTRAGLTIVCEEQQMNFPDEIYQVHQLALR, from the exons ATGATCGAGGTGTTTGGTGATTTAGGACTAAGAC GGTTTCCCGGGGACACATGCTGGAGAGAATACAAGACATCAGCTAATCATACCATCATGAATAACATCAAGTCGGCGTCTCGGAGAGGAGTGAAGAAGCCTGGGAGGGGAGTAGGCACTGCTTCAACCAACGTAACACAAG ATAGGATGGGTGACGGTGTGCAGAATGAGACCGTTTTCTACTCCAAGGCTGAAAACTACTGGAGAGAAGTGGCGCCCACCGTGGATGGCATGCTAGGAGGCTACGGCAAGATCTCTAACATTGACATTGACGGCTCCAAGAAGTTCCTGCAGAAATTCCTTGGC GGTGAAGGGAAGACCGGCAATGGCTGCGCCCTGGACTGTGGCGCCGGAATAGGGCGCATCACCAAGCGACTGCTGCTGCCCCTCTTCAACACTGTGGACTTGGTGGACGTGACTCAGGAGTTCCTGGACCAGGCTAAGGTCTACCTGGGCGATGACAGCAAACGGGTGGAGAACTACTTCTGCCTCGGCCTGCAGGACTTTATCCCACAGGACAGACGCTACGACGTCATCTGGATCCAGTGGGTCATTG GCCACCTGACTGACGACCACCTGGTGGAGTTCCTGCACCGTTGCCGCGGCGGCCTCCGCCCTGAGGGACTAATTGTCATCAAGGACAACGTGGCCTATGAGGGCGTGATCCCAGACGACGTCGACAGCAGCGTGTGCCGGGAACTGGCTCTGGTGAAGAGCCTGGTGACCCGGGCAGGCCTCACTATCGTCTGTGAAGAGCAACAGATGAACTTTCCGGACGAGATCTACCAGGTCCACCAGCTGGCCCTCCGatag
- the ntmt1 gene encoding N-terminal Xaa-Pro-Lys N-methyltransferase 1 isoform X3, with amino-acid sequence MNNIKSASRRGVKKPGRGVGTASTNVTQDRMGDGVQNETVFYSKAENYWREVAPTVDGMLGGYGKISNIDIDGSKKFLQKFLGQGEGKTGNGCALDCGAGIGRITKRLLLPLFNTVDLVDVTQEFLDQAKVYLGDDSKRVENYFCLGLQDFIPQDRRYDVIWIQWVIGHLTDDHLVEFLHRCRGGLRPEGLIVIKDNVAYEGVIPDDVDSSVCRELALVKSLVTRAGLTIVCEEQQMNFPDEIYQVHQLALR; translated from the exons ATGAATAACATCAAGTCGGCGTCTCGGAGAGGAGTGAAGAAGCCTGGGAGGGGAGTAGGCACTGCTTCAACCAACGTAACACAAG ATAGGATGGGTGACGGTGTGCAGAATGAGACCGTTTTCTACTCCAAGGCTGAAAACTACTGGAGAGAAGTGGCGCCCACCGTGGATGGCATGCTAGGAGGCTACGGCAAGATCTCTAACATTGACATTGACGGCTCCAAGAAGTTCCTGCAGAAATTCCTTGGC CAGGGTGAAGGGAAGACCGGCAATGGCTGCGCCCTGGACTGTGGCGCCGGAATAGGGCGCATCACCAAGCGACTGCTGCTGCCCCTCTTCAACACTGTGGACTTGGTGGACGTGACTCAGGAGTTCCTGGACCAGGCTAAGGTCTACCTGGGCGATGACAGCAAACGGGTGGAGAACTACTTCTGCCTCGGCCTGCAGGACTTTATCCCACAGGACAGACGCTACGACGTCATCTGGATCCAGTGGGTCATTG GCCACCTGACTGACGACCACCTGGTGGAGTTCCTGCACCGTTGCCGCGGCGGCCTCCGCCCTGAGGGACTAATTGTCATCAAGGACAACGTGGCCTATGAGGGCGTGATCCCAGACGACGTCGACAGCAGCGTGTGCCGGGAACTGGCTCTGGTGAAGAGCCTGGTGACCCGGGCAGGCCTCACTATCGTCTGTGAAGAGCAACAGATGAACTTTCCGGACGAGATCTACCAGGTCCACCAGCTGGCCCTCCGatag
- the ntmt1 gene encoding N-terminal Xaa-Pro-Lys N-methyltransferase 1 isoform X4, with protein MNNIKSASRRGVKKPGRGVGTASTNVTQDRMGDGVQNETVFYSKAENYWREVAPTVDGMLGGYGKISNIDIDGSKKFLQKFLGGEGKTGNGCALDCGAGIGRITKRLLLPLFNTVDLVDVTQEFLDQAKVYLGDDSKRVENYFCLGLQDFIPQDRRYDVIWIQWVIGHLTDDHLVEFLHRCRGGLRPEGLIVIKDNVAYEGVIPDDVDSSVCRELALVKSLVTRAGLTIVCEEQQMNFPDEIYQVHQLALR; from the exons ATGAATAACATCAAGTCGGCGTCTCGGAGAGGAGTGAAGAAGCCTGGGAGGGGAGTAGGCACTGCTTCAACCAACGTAACACAAG ATAGGATGGGTGACGGTGTGCAGAATGAGACCGTTTTCTACTCCAAGGCTGAAAACTACTGGAGAGAAGTGGCGCCCACCGTGGATGGCATGCTAGGAGGCTACGGCAAGATCTCTAACATTGACATTGACGGCTCCAAGAAGTTCCTGCAGAAATTCCTTGGC GGTGAAGGGAAGACCGGCAATGGCTGCGCCCTGGACTGTGGCGCCGGAATAGGGCGCATCACCAAGCGACTGCTGCTGCCCCTCTTCAACACTGTGGACTTGGTGGACGTGACTCAGGAGTTCCTGGACCAGGCTAAGGTCTACCTGGGCGATGACAGCAAACGGGTGGAGAACTACTTCTGCCTCGGCCTGCAGGACTTTATCCCACAGGACAGACGCTACGACGTCATCTGGATCCAGTGGGTCATTG GCCACCTGACTGACGACCACCTGGTGGAGTTCCTGCACCGTTGCCGCGGCGGCCTCCGCCCTGAGGGACTAATTGTCATCAAGGACAACGTGGCCTATGAGGGCGTGATCCCAGACGACGTCGACAGCAGCGTGTGCCGGGAACTGGCTCTGGTGAAGAGCCTGGTGACCCGGGCAGGCCTCACTATCGTCTGTGAAGAGCAACAGATGAACTTTCCGGACGAGATCTACCAGGTCCACCAGCTGGCCCTCCGatag
- the ntmt1 gene encoding N-terminal Xaa-Pro-Lys N-methyltransferase 1 isoform X6, protein MGDGVQNETVFYSKAENYWREVAPTVDGMLGGYGKISNIDIDGSKKFLQKFLGQGEGKTGNGCALDCGAGIGRITKRLLLPLFNTVDLVDVTQEFLDQAKVYLGDDSKRVENYFCLGLQDFIPQDRRYDVIWIQWVIGHLTDDHLVEFLHRCRGGLRPEGLIVIKDNVAYEGVIPDDVDSSVCRELALVKSLVTRAGLTIVCEEQQMNFPDEIYQVHQLALR, encoded by the exons ATGGGTGACGGTGTGCAGAATGAGACCGTTTTCTACTCCAAGGCTGAAAACTACTGGAGAGAAGTGGCGCCCACCGTGGATGGCATGCTAGGAGGCTACGGCAAGATCTCTAACATTGACATTGACGGCTCCAAGAAGTTCCTGCAGAAATTCCTTGGC CAGGGTGAAGGGAAGACCGGCAATGGCTGCGCCCTGGACTGTGGCGCCGGAATAGGGCGCATCACCAAGCGACTGCTGCTGCCCCTCTTCAACACTGTGGACTTGGTGGACGTGACTCAGGAGTTCCTGGACCAGGCTAAGGTCTACCTGGGCGATGACAGCAAACGGGTGGAGAACTACTTCTGCCTCGGCCTGCAGGACTTTATCCCACAGGACAGACGCTACGACGTCATCTGGATCCAGTGGGTCATTG GCCACCTGACTGACGACCACCTGGTGGAGTTCCTGCACCGTTGCCGCGGCGGCCTCCGCCCTGAGGGACTAATTGTCATCAAGGACAACGTGGCCTATGAGGGCGTGATCCCAGACGACGTCGACAGCAGCGTGTGCCGGGAACTGGCTCTGGTGAAGAGCCTGGTGACCCGGGCAGGCCTCACTATCGTCTGTGAAGAGCAACAGATGAACTTTCCGGACGAGATCTACCAGGTCCACCAGCTGGCCCTCCGatag
- the ntmt1 gene encoding N-terminal Xaa-Pro-Lys N-methyltransferase 1 isoform X7, which translates to MGDGVQNETVFYSKAENYWREVAPTVDGMLGGYGKISNIDIDGSKKFLQKFLGGEGKTGNGCALDCGAGIGRITKRLLLPLFNTVDLVDVTQEFLDQAKVYLGDDSKRVENYFCLGLQDFIPQDRRYDVIWIQWVIGHLTDDHLVEFLHRCRGGLRPEGLIVIKDNVAYEGVIPDDVDSSVCRELALVKSLVTRAGLTIVCEEQQMNFPDEIYQVHQLALR; encoded by the exons ATGGGTGACGGTGTGCAGAATGAGACCGTTTTCTACTCCAAGGCTGAAAACTACTGGAGAGAAGTGGCGCCCACCGTGGATGGCATGCTAGGAGGCTACGGCAAGATCTCTAACATTGACATTGACGGCTCCAAGAAGTTCCTGCAGAAATTCCTTGGC GGTGAAGGGAAGACCGGCAATGGCTGCGCCCTGGACTGTGGCGCCGGAATAGGGCGCATCACCAAGCGACTGCTGCTGCCCCTCTTCAACACTGTGGACTTGGTGGACGTGACTCAGGAGTTCCTGGACCAGGCTAAGGTCTACCTGGGCGATGACAGCAAACGGGTGGAGAACTACTTCTGCCTCGGCCTGCAGGACTTTATCCCACAGGACAGACGCTACGACGTCATCTGGATCCAGTGGGTCATTG GCCACCTGACTGACGACCACCTGGTGGAGTTCCTGCACCGTTGCCGCGGCGGCCTCCGCCCTGAGGGACTAATTGTCATCAAGGACAACGTGGCCTATGAGGGCGTGATCCCAGACGACGTCGACAGCAGCGTGTGCCGGGAACTGGCTCTGGTGAAGAGCCTGGTGACCCGGGCAGGCCTCACTATCGTCTGTGAAGAGCAACAGATGAACTTTCCGGACGAGATCTACCAGGTCCACCAGCTGGCCCTCCGatag